The genomic region ACCGGTCGAGCCGGAGTAGCGGAAATGGCCGCTGGCTTCTTTGCCGACGTGCCGGACCTGTCCCTCGTTTGCGACGGGGTACGATGTGCTGGTGATCACGTTCTCTATCTTTGGACGTTCACGGGTACGCACGCAGAAACGAAGAGGCCTTTGAAGGTCGTGGGCTGGGAAGAATGGGACGTCGACGGCAATCTTAAGGTGACAGGGTCACGCGGCTGGTACGACGCCGACGACTACGCCCGGCAGGTGGCTAGCAACTGAATTTTCTCCAGTGTCGCATTTCGGCGATCTCCAGCCGGATCAGCGGGGCGGTCGTGAGTGACCGCAATTGAGCGACCTCGCCGTCCGTCACAATATGGTGGCCTCGGCGATGATTGGCCCATTCGCGACATTCGGCAACATGATCCGTCTGGGTCAGTGACATCCATCTCGCGCCGAGAGTCCGCCGTCGGCGACACCCCGCTTCTCGGGGAAAGGCCGTTTCCGCGATCGTCCCGGATTTCCATTTCCTCCCATCTCGCTTAACTGTGGCCGCCTGGAGGGATCATGGACACTATGACCATTCTTGCGATCGTGATCGCGATCGCGGTCGTGATCGTCGTCAGCACCATCGTCGTCTTCAACGCGCTGATCGCGAAGCGGCAGATGGCGCACAATGGTTGGTCCGACATCGACGTGCAGTTGAAGCGCCGCGCCGACCTCATCCCGCAGCTCGTTTCCACCGTGCAGGGTTATGCCGCCCACGAACGCCAACTCTTCGCCGACATTGCCGAGAAGCGAAGCGCAGCGCTCGCCGCTGGCGACGACCCCACCAAACGCGGCGTTGCCGAAAGCGAACTCTCACGGCCGATCGGGCGGCTTGTGGCGTTGGCCGAAGGCTATCCTGACCTCAAGGCCAGCGGGAATTTCCTCGACCTGCAAAAGCAACTCGCCGACACTGAGGACAAAGTTGAAATGGCGCGACGCTTCTATAATGGCGCTGTGCGCGAGCTGAACACTTTGGTCGAGACGTTCCCAGCCAATGTCGTCGCCGGCCTCTTCGGCGTCGGCAAGCGGAGCTACTTCGAGATAGCCAACGATGCCGACCGCGCTGTCCCCGGGGTCACGACGGGCATCGGGCAATGAGCTTGCGCGCATTCTTCCTGGCGCTGATAG from Planctomycetia bacterium harbors:
- a CDS encoding ester cyclase → TGRAGVAEMAAGFFADVPDLSLVCDGVRCAGDHVLYLWTFTGTHAETKRPLKVVGWEEWDVDGNLKVTGSRGWYDADDYARQVASN
- a CDS encoding LemA family protein, with the protein product MTILAIVIAIAVVIVVSTIVVFNALIAKRQMAHNGWSDIDVQLKRRADLIPQLVSTVQGYAAHERQLFADIAEKRSAALAAGDDPTKRGVAESELSRPIGRLVALAEGYPDLKASGNFLDLQKQLADTEDKVEMARRFYNGAVRELNTLVETFPANVVAGLFGVGKRSYFEIANDADRAVPGVTTGIGQ